CTTTATCAAAAAAGAACAGACACCGCCGTGACGACAACAATTAAGCCTCAGAGATACGTCATTGCTGGAGGCAGCGGATTCCTGGGAATCTCGTTGGCAACGAAGCTAACCTCGTTGGGACATCATGTCACGATTCTCTCTCGAAATAAGCCTCGTCCCAACGGACCATGGCAGCACGTCACGTGGGATGGCAGAACGGCAGGAGAATGGATCGACGTCTTAGAAGGTTCATCCGGATTGATCAATTTGGCCGGCCGTTCCGTTGATTGCATCAAGACACCAGACCACCAAGACGAAATCCTCCGCTCGCGGGTCGAATCAACGCAGGTGCTAGGCGCCGCCATGGGAATGTTGAGCAGCCCACCGCCGGTCTGGGTACAAATGGGAACTGCCCACATCTACGGCGATCCCCCAACATCGATTTGCACCGAACAATCTTCTTTTGGTGTGGGGCTAGCGCCGACCGTTGGCCAAGCTTGGGAAGCCGCCCTGCACAAAGCCGTGCTTCCTTCGCAGCGGGCAGTCGTCTTGCGGACGAGCTTTGTGCTGGGAACGGATCGCGGCGCAGGCGGTGGTGCGTTAACTCGACTAGCGAAAGTGGTTCGCTGGGGACTCGGTGGAAGGATCGGCAGTGGAACTCAAGGCATGAGTTGGCTTCACGAGGCAGACATGAACGCGCTCTTTCTGAGAGCACTCGAAGATGACACCATGCAGGGCGCCTACATCACGTCTTCTCCGAATCCGGTCTCACAGTCCGACTTCATGCGAACGCTCCGAAAGGTGCTAGGAGTGCCGATCGGACTGCCGGCATTTTCCTGGATGGTAAGACTTGGCGCCCATCTGATCCTGCGGACCGATCCAGATCTCGCGTTGTATGGACGTTACGTCATCCCTCGGCGTTTACAGGAAGCAAACTTCCAATTTCAGTTCCCACTGCTGGAAGACGCCTTGCGAGATCTGTTAGCTCGACCGACTACTTCACTTCCAACCAACGGATAATCCGGATTCCCTGCAATTGGCCAGCGGCGGCCAATGCTTCAATCTCTTCGGCACAAAGCGGTCGACTGTAGATACGGACATCATCGACGCGTCCATCTAAATATTGGCCACTTCCCTCGAAGACCCCCTGTCCGATTCCAAATGGAAACGAGCTGGTCCCATACGTTGTCTGACCGGCAGAAGCCAGCGAGTGACCTCCCATGGCCACAAGGGCGCCATTCACGTACAAACTGATCGCCGTGCCATCACCAACCGCCGCCACGTGAATCCATCTGCCGGTGTTGAGAATATTTGGCACAAACAACTGTCCTCCGTTAGCCGTCCACAGATGGAGTTGCGCATCCGCGTAAAGAATGCCAAATTCGATGACATCGTTTTGTCCGAAGAAAGAGGTTCCACTCCGATCGTCATCCAGATAAACCCACCCAGCGATCGTGAATTGACCGAGATTATTCAACAAACTCGATCCCGGAGAAACGTATTGCGAGCTGCCATTCAAATCGATGGCCGTGCCTAATTCATCAACATTGGACGAGTTAACTCCCAGCGTCGGAGAACCATAGTAAACCGCATTACGCCCCGCAGCACTCGAATCGTAGGCAATACTGCCGGAAGTTTCATCAAGCTTCCAGTGCCCCAAACTCTGAGAGAGCTGCGAGACTTCGGAAGCCAAGAGTTTGCGATTGTAAAGCCGAAAGTCACGCATCGCCCCTTGCCAATACTCCAGCGAGCCCGTTCGGGTACCAAATGTCAGGATGTTAGCGGCCTCTGGATTGAGCGGCTGATCGGCGATGCCGCTCTTCACAAGTTCACCATCGATGTAGACAGCGTACGTTTCGTCGTCAGAATCAAAAGTCGCCACGATGTGGTGCCAGACCATTGGATCTGGCAGTGGAGCCGAGAACGTATTGGCCACATAGGCGTCAACGAGCAAGTCGGGATACAACGTGCCGTCAACATCTTGTCGCATTTCAAAATTGCCAGACACACCCCATAACCGCTGATGAACGGCAGACGGATCGGCACTTTGAAACCAGAACGCGACCGTGCCTTCTGAAGGAGGCGTCACGTTACTTCCAGTTGCTGCTTGATCTCCCGTCCCGTCAAACGCCAAAGCGGTGTTGCCGGCACAATCAGTTGTCCACGTCGCGCCGTTGATCGTCGCATCGTTCTGAAACGCTGTGCTATCTGCCGCAACCGTGCCGGTTCCTTCGTTGAACTTCCAGTGCCCAATCAATCCGTAAATGGTTGCGACTTCCTGGTCGCTTAGTTCGTAGTTGTAAACTCGAAAGTCGTCGACAGTTCCATCGAATCGATCGGATGAACCGGTGCGGTTTCCGAGCGAAAGAAAGTTACTCGGTTGATCCGCAAGTCCAGCCGTGCCCGACTTAATCTTGGTTCCATTGAGATACAACGAGTAAGTATCCGCGTCCGAGTTATAGACCGCGACCACGTGATACCATTTATTGGCTGTATTTACGTCGTACGTATCAAAGGCACCATCATTTGCCCCAGCCCCCAAATCGAAGAACATGCGTCCATTGGAATAGAAACCAACTTCCCAGTTTTCACCATTTCCAAAAACGCGTTCCGTGGAGGTCGAGATGTTATTGCGACGCACCCAGAAAGCGACGCTTCCTTTGCTCGGTGGATCGAAGTTGTAAGATGACCTTGCGTCATTCGTTCGATTGAACGCCAGTGCTCCATCACGTGGGCCCGACGTCCATGTGGGCGTGCCAGTTTGAAATGCGGCATTGATCCCATATCCAGAGGCGTCGTTAATCACCGTCCCTGATCCTTCATCCAGTTTCCAATGCAAGATCAACTGATTGGATTGACTTGACACGGACGCGATCGCGATTGCTTGTTGCACGCCACCAAGGCCATTGCCGTTTAACGAAGACCATTGAAAGGAATCACCACCAAACGGCAATCGAATTCGTCGTCCCAGTGCGATGGAATTGCCGTTAATAGTGTTAGCGAGTGCAGCACCTTTCTCGATGAAACCTGCCGCAATCTTTCCCGTGGAAGAGATCTTGGCATACACCTGAAACGCAGGCGAAATGGTTCCTTCAATTGCGGTCCTCGGCTGAGCGGTGTTGAAGAATGGAAGATCGCCATAACCTGAAACAAACACCGTCGTTCCCGATGTAACACTTCCTTCGCTGGTCGAAATACCGAAGTCATCGTCCAATCGAAACTCTTCATATATCACACCGATCGAAACGTAACGCAGCTTCGTCCCGAGGGTTGGTGCCATCACCTCTTCCGGAACGTAAGCTAGATTCACGGCGGATGCTGCCGACTCGAGAACCGCCTGTGATTCGCCCGCCCAGATGGTCGTGACCGTGTGCCCCCAGGCCTGAAACTGCGATCGCCGAGCGGACTCTTCACTGGTCAAACTTCCATTCTGAGAAATCACCAGCAAGATTGACGCAGCCGACGCGTTCTGGACGCAAAGCCACGATGACCCGATACAGAGCATCAGCAATAACGGACGGAACGAACTTGGTTTCGACATACGCGACGAAGACACGGCAATACCCAGACAGCAAAGTTATTTTCAGGTTTTAAAAACCTAGCTTGCAGTTAGAAGGATTCAAATCGGTTCAGCCGTTACAATCGATCGAATCGCTCCATCACCCCTTCGTTTACCGAGCCCCAACCGATGCCAGATCCTTCTTCTCAACTTGATCGTCTTGAAGCCAATCAGTGGCACGCCCTATATCGTTGCCGCACTGACCCGGACCATCGAAAAAAACTTATCCCGAAACTTCAGTCGCTCCTTGAGAATCCGGAGGCAGAAATTCAGCAAGGGGCGCTCCGAGCCGTCGCCCGCATTGGGCCATGTCAGCAGGTTGGTGCCCTGGCCACGCTGGTCCCCTTCGTCGCCACGCTCAGTCAGAGCGAAGATCTGCTCACTCGAAAAACGGCAATTGGCTGCTTGCACAACATCGGAGGCGATCATCCTCAATCAGCCGTGCCTGCATTGATCAAGGCTTGTGATGATCCGCAATTGTTAGAGGGTGCTTTGCTCGCCCTCGTCGACTTCAAGAAAGCAGCCTCCCCTGCTCTGCCCCTCTATCATCGCCTGGCCGGTCACAAGCAAGCCAAGATCCGCCGTTTGGCCTTGCGAGGTTTAGCCGCCATGGAGGCAGGCGACAAACGTAGTCGAGAGATCATTCAGGCCGCACTTCACGACAAAAGCCAAGCGGTGCGGCAATTGGCCGAGAAGCTCTCGGCATCGAATTAGACGGACAGTTCCAGAATCTAGTCATCACGCCAGCCTGATCCGACCCAGGGAATATCAATTTCCCAATCAAGCCGTAATCGTAAGCTCATTTGGGCGGCGTGATGCTGGATGTGCCGCAAGTTGTAGACATGCAATTCCGCCCGACTGAACTTCTTCGGCGGAAAATCACATGGCGCTGTCAAAATCTCAGCTGTTTCGGCCGCCAAAGTTTGTCGTGCCTTTTCGCGACAGAACGCAAGGTAGACGTTGATATCATCCCGAGTGTAGAGCAGCACCTGAACGCGTGGCTCCATCTCTTCGTAATCACGAAAGAAGTCCGGGTGCTGCTGATGAAATGCTTGCTGCTTGAGCGCCGCTTCATTCTCACCGAGATAGAAGTCGGTAAAGAACAACGTGTGAAATGCCACCTGGCAGAACTTCATGTTGGCGACCGGTGCGTTCCACGCCTCTACGGGGCACGCAGCAATCGCCTTGCCCAGCGTGCACAACGTCGCTTCGTACTGATGCGCAAGCAGTTCTTTCATAGCATCCAGCATGGCAAATTTTCTCTACGATCAATTTCAAATGACTACTTGCCGGTCCCACGTTGCAGAAGCTGTCAACTTAACATGCTCTTGGTGAAGTGGCACCTCAGATCACCGTTTCCTTGCAAGGCGTTGACGCGGCCCAACATTCTGACATACTTGCGAATATCACATTAAGAGTCTATGAAGACACTCTCTCCTCCTACTTCTTCCGCCTACGAACTTGCTCCATGTTTCGCATTCTCCTGATCTGCCTCGCAGTCTCAACGTCGTTCCTTTCCGGTTGCGGCAGCGGGTCGCAGCGCGATCAAAAGCTCACAATCACTGGGTCGAGCACGATCGCGCCACTGATGAGCGAGATCGCCAAACGCTACGAGCAAGCGCACCCTGGTGTTCGGATCGATGTGCAAACCGGCGGTACAGGAAAAGGAATCGCCGATGTTCGTCAAGAAATTGCCGACATTGGCATGGCCAGCCGTGCACTCAAGGATGAGGAACAAGACCTGACTGTTCATCCGTTGGCGGCCGATGGAGTTGGGATGATCGTCCATCAAGACAACCTGATTGGGCAATTGACGCCACAGCAAATCACGGCCATCTTCCAAGACAAGATTAACAACTGGAGCGAGCTTGGCGGCCCCGATCTCCCCATCACGGTCGTGCATAAAGCGGAAGGAAGAGCCACCCTCGAAGTCTTCCTAGCTCAG
The Blastopirellula marina genome window above contains:
- a CDS encoding TIGR01777 family oxidoreductase → MTTTIKPQRYVIAGGSGFLGISLATKLTSLGHHVTILSRNKPRPNGPWQHVTWDGRTAGEWIDVLEGSSGLINLAGRSVDCIKTPDHQDEILRSRVESTQVLGAAMGMLSSPPPVWVQMGTAHIYGDPPTSICTEQSSFGVGLAPTVGQAWEAALHKAVLPSQRAVVLRTSFVLGTDRGAGGGALTRLAKVVRWGLGGRIGSGTQGMSWLHEADMNALFLRALEDDTMQGAYITSSPNPVSQSDFMRTLRKVLGVPIGLPAFSWMVRLGAHLILRTDPDLALYGRYVIPRRLQEANFQFQFPLLEDALRDLLARPTTSLPTNG
- a CDS encoding LamG domain-containing protein, which translates into the protein MSSSRMSKPSSFRPLLLMLCIGSSWLCVQNASAASILLVISQNGSLTSEESARRSQFQAWGHTVTTIWAGESQAVLESAASAVNLAYVPEEVMAPTLGTKLRYVSIGVIYEEFRLDDDFGISTSEGSVTSGTTVFVSGYGDLPFFNTAQPRTAIEGTISPAFQVYAKISSTGKIAAGFIEKGAALANTINGNSIALGRRIRLPFGGDSFQWSSLNGNGLGGVQQAIAIASVSSQSNQLILHWKLDEGSGTVINDASGYGINAAFQTGTPTWTSGPRDGALAFNRTNDARSSYNFDPPSKGSVAFWVRRNNISTSTERVFGNGENWEVGFYSNGRMFFDLGAGANDGAFDTYDVNTANKWYHVVAVYNSDADTYSLYLNGTKIKSGTAGLADQPSNFLSLGNRTGSSDRFDGTVDDFRVYNYELSDQEVATIYGLIGHWKFNEGTGTVAADSTAFQNDATINGATWTTDCAGNTALAFDGTGDQAATGSNVTPPSEGTVAFWFQSADPSAVHQRLWGVSGNFEMRQDVDGTLYPDLLVDAYVANTFSAPLPDPMVWHHIVATFDSDDETYAVYIDGELVKSGIADQPLNPEAANILTFGTRTGSLEYWQGAMRDFRLYNRKLLASEVSQLSQSLGHWKLDETSGSIAYDSSAAGRNAVYYGSPTLGVNSSNVDELGTAIDLNGSSQYVSPGSSLLNNLGQFTIAGWVYLDDDRSGTSFFGQNDVIEFGILYADAQLHLWTANGGQLFVPNILNTGRWIHVAAVGDGTAISLYVNGALVAMGGHSLASAGQTTYGTSSFPFGIGQGVFEGSGQYLDGRVDDVRIYSRPLCAEEIEALAAAGQLQGIRIIRWLEVK
- a CDS encoding HEAT repeat domain-containing protein, which codes for MPDPSSQLDRLEANQWHALYRCRTDPDHRKKLIPKLQSLLENPEAEIQQGALRAVARIGPCQQVGALATLVPFVATLSQSEDLLTRKTAIGCLHNIGGDHPQSAVPALIKACDDPQLLEGALLALVDFKKAASPALPLYHRLAGHKQAKIRRLALRGLAAMEAGDKRSREIIQAALHDKSQAVRQLAEKLSASN
- a CDS encoding DinB family protein encodes the protein MLDAMKELLAHQYEATLCTLGKAIAACPVEAWNAPVANMKFCQVAFHTLFFTDFYLGENEAALKQQAFHQQHPDFFRDYEEMEPRVQVLLYTRDDINVYLAFCREKARQTLAAETAEILTAPCDFPPKKFSRAELHVYNLRHIQHHAAQMSLRLRLDWEIDIPWVGSGWRDD
- a CDS encoding phosphate ABC transporter substrate-binding protein encodes the protein MFRILLICLAVSTSFLSGCGSGSQRDQKLTITGSSTIAPLMSEIAKRYEQAHPGVRIDVQTGGTGKGIADVRQEIADIGMASRALKDEEQDLTVHPLAADGVGMIVHQDNLIGQLTPQQITAIFQDKINNWSELGGPDLPITVVHKAEGRATLEVFLAQFEIENPTIKPDVIVGHNEQGIKTVAGSPGAIGYVSIGTAEADIQAGVPIKLLPLNDVAASTATVANGTFPMSRPLNLVTKGQPSPLAQDVIAFAQSEAVHDLIREQYFVPLVD